One Citricoccus sp. K5 DNA window includes the following coding sequences:
- a CDS encoding pyridoxal phosphate-dependent aminotransferase codes for MAKTRTGQIKQSSKLLNVRYDVRGPILEEAQRMEAAGHRIMKLNIGNPAPFGFEAPDAILKDMVSHLPHAQGYSDSRGIYSARTAVSQYYQSRGVMGIDVEDVFIGNGVSELISMVLQALVDDGDEVLIPAPDYPLWTGATTLSGGSAVHYRCVEEEGWSPDLEDIESKVTDRTKAIVIINPNNPTGAVYSRQVLNGIVDIARRHNLVLMSDEIYEKILYDGARHINAAGLSDDVVTLTFSGLSKAYRVAGFRSGWVAISGPKHRATDFLEGLTLLANMRMCANVPAQHAIQTALGGYQSVNDLILPGGRLLEQRNLAQKLLSEIPGVSVQPAQGALYLFPRLDPEVYRIEDDEKFVIELLRAQKILVSHGRAFNWPDTDHFRLVTLPNVRDLEEGIGRIADFLEDYRER; via the coding sequence ATGGCAAAGACACGGACCGGTCAGATCAAGCAGTCTTCAAAGCTCCTCAACGTGCGCTATGACGTGCGCGGACCGATCCTGGAAGAGGCCCAGCGCATGGAGGCGGCCGGCCACCGCATCATGAAGCTGAACATCGGCAACCCCGCCCCGTTCGGCTTCGAGGCCCCGGACGCCATCCTCAAGGACATGGTCTCCCACCTGCCCCATGCCCAGGGCTATTCCGACTCCCGGGGCATCTATTCGGCCCGGACCGCGGTCAGCCAGTACTACCAGTCCCGCGGGGTCATGGGCATCGATGTGGAGGACGTCTTCATCGGCAACGGCGTCTCCGAGTTGATCTCGATGGTGCTGCAGGCGCTCGTGGACGACGGCGACGAGGTACTCATCCCCGCCCCGGACTACCCGCTGTGGACCGGTGCCACCACCCTGTCCGGCGGCAGCGCGGTGCATTACCGCTGCGTGGAGGAGGAGGGCTGGTCCCCGGACCTCGAGGACATCGAGTCCAAGGTGACGGACCGTACCAAGGCCATCGTCATCATCAACCCGAACAACCCCACGGGGGCGGTCTACTCCCGCCAGGTGCTCAACGGGATCGTGGACATCGCCCGCCGGCACAACCTGGTGCTGATGAGTGACGAGATCTACGAGAAGATCCTGTACGACGGCGCCCGCCACATCAACGCGGCCGGACTGTCCGATGACGTGGTGACGTTGACCTTCTCGGGACTGTCCAAGGCCTACCGGGTGGCCGGGTTCCGCTCCGGCTGGGTGGCCATCTCCGGGCCCAAGCACCGGGCCACGGACTTCCTCGAGGGACTGACGCTGCTGGCCAACATGCGCATGTGCGCCAACGTCCCGGCCCAGCACGCCATCCAGACCGCCCTGGGCGGTTACCAGTCCGTCAACGACCTCATCCTGCCGGGCGGTCGGCTGCTGGAACAGCGCAACCTGGCGCAGAAGCTGCTCTCCGAGATCCCCGGGGTGAGCGTGCAGCCGGCCCAGGGCGCCCTGTACCTGTTCCCGCGGCTGGACCCGGAGGTCTACCGGATCGAGGACGACGAGAAGTTCGTCATCGAGCTGCTGCGGGCCCAGAAGATCCTGGTCTCCCACGGCCGCGCCTTCAACTGGCCGGACACCGACCACTTCCGCCTCGTCACGCTGCCGAACGTGCGGGACCTGGAGGAGGGCATCGGCCGCATCGCCGATTTTCTGGAGGACTACCGTGAGCGCTAA
- a CDS encoding NUDIX hydrolase: MDFDSRVGAYGVVIRDRALLLSLWEGPTENIWTLPGGQVELGEQPHEACVREILEETGYQAELGELLGVTSRTIVAGHRISHPGRPLLTVQVLYRAAIVSGELRPEVDGSSIDAAWIPLAELHRHRTSPTVQRALELAGVSR; the protein is encoded by the coding sequence ATGGATTTCGACAGCCGGGTCGGCGCCTACGGCGTCGTCATCCGTGACCGTGCACTGCTGCTGAGCCTATGGGAGGGGCCCACCGAGAACATCTGGACGTTGCCCGGCGGCCAGGTGGAACTGGGGGAGCAGCCGCACGAGGCCTGCGTGCGGGAGATCCTGGAGGAGACCGGCTACCAGGCCGAACTGGGTGAGCTGCTCGGCGTCACCAGCCGCACCATCGTGGCCGGCCACCGCATCTCCCACCCCGGACGCCCCCTGCTGACCGTCCAGGTCCTGTACCGGGCCGCCATCGTCTCCGGCGAACTGCGTCCAGAGGTGGACGGTTCCTCCATCGACGCCGCCTGGATCCCCCTCGCGGAGCTGCACCGCCACCGCACCTCGCCAACTGTCCAGCGTGCCCTCGAGCTCGCCGGAGTCAGCCGATGA
- a CDS encoding tetratricopeptide repeat protein, whose protein sequence is MTEHDGAEPTPELPDDLTARLNAVLARRSLTGGPQGEPDTARGWLDVSYEAAYAEDLARASRAAETGLTAPGGHDPVNRASLYRALASVAALTGDHAAATRHIADRARVLAESGYPHQARLEAELGTMLLREPESFEATVLEGVLEGERTRSAHSVDTVLPDVLVALAVRHVEDGRFDPAVDLLEECLEILDARLAAGVPVPPESLASTRMFLAHVHLMGHEPERSAKVADEVLAGQANRAVRAAMWMLKAVVAHERGDSATAILDALRSVELHAAAGVRKGAASAAALLAGMADDAGDQQASILAWKVAVAQAEQGEVPEASDLTLALGHQLLEAEEHALAERVLAGLVRREEAARRLPGLARALVDLGHAARHQNRPAEALEHWGRAATLFEQAGATDEAARMYLASGALLNRQEKPEEAAERFSRAVDLARQDEGPDGPEDNDPAVLPQALHALGHVLCELGEERGVALLDEAIALAQDSSASWYEADFTDTRARGLWALRKGAAAVSSALTAADLFAASEDAMASSNAELFAAYVLLEQERAEEAASLFRMITEQEDTARYLRMAAWLGLAQSLDLSGDEEGATKARLEADAAASTEDPDDETGQAGTADSGLDSDPETD, encoded by the coding sequence ATGACCGAGCACGACGGCGCTGAGCCGACGCCGGAGTTGCCGGATGACCTCACGGCCCGCCTGAACGCGGTCCTGGCCCGCCGTTCGCTGACGGGAGGGCCCCAGGGGGAGCCGGACACGGCTCGCGGCTGGCTGGATGTCTCCTACGAGGCCGCCTACGCCGAGGACCTGGCCCGTGCCTCCCGTGCCGCTGAGACCGGCCTGACGGCCCCCGGCGGACACGACCCGGTCAACCGCGCCAGCCTGTACCGGGCCTTGGCTTCCGTGGCCGCCCTGACCGGCGACCACGCCGCCGCCACCCGTCACATCGCCGACCGCGCCCGGGTCCTGGCCGAGTCCGGCTACCCGCACCAGGCCCGATTGGAGGCCGAGCTCGGCACCATGTTGCTCCGTGAGCCCGAATCGTTCGAGGCCACCGTGCTGGAGGGCGTGCTGGAGGGCGAGCGGACCCGGTCCGCCCACTCCGTGGATACCGTGCTGCCGGACGTGCTGGTGGCCCTGGCGGTCCGGCACGTCGAGGACGGCCGGTTCGATCCCGCCGTCGACTTGCTGGAGGAGTGCCTCGAGATCCTCGACGCCCGGCTGGCGGCCGGCGTACCGGTACCCCCTGAGTCGTTGGCGTCCACGCGGATGTTCCTGGCCCACGTCCACCTGATGGGCCACGAGCCGGAGAGGTCCGCCAAGGTTGCCGACGAGGTCCTCGCCGGCCAGGCCAACCGCGCCGTGCGGGCCGCCATGTGGATGCTCAAGGCCGTCGTCGCCCATGAGCGGGGGGATTCCGCCACTGCCATCCTCGATGCCCTGCGCTCTGTGGAACTGCACGCCGCCGCGGGAGTGCGCAAGGGTGCCGCCTCGGCCGCGGCGCTGCTGGCCGGCATGGCGGACGACGCCGGCGACCAGCAGGCCTCCATCCTCGCCTGGAAGGTGGCCGTGGCCCAGGCCGAACAGGGGGAGGTCCCGGAGGCCTCGGACCTGACGCTCGCCCTGGGGCACCAGTTGCTGGAGGCCGAGGAGCATGCCCTCGCCGAACGCGTGCTGGCCGGTCTGGTGCGCCGCGAGGAGGCCGCCCGGCGGTTGCCCGGCCTCGCCCGCGCGTTGGTGGACCTGGGCCATGCGGCCCGTCACCAGAACCGGCCCGCAGAGGCCCTGGAGCACTGGGGCCGGGCCGCCACCCTGTTCGAGCAGGCCGGGGCCACCGATGAGGCGGCCCGCATGTACCTCGCCTCCGGCGCCCTGCTGAACCGGCAGGAGAAACCGGAGGAGGCCGCCGAACGGTTCTCCCGTGCCGTGGACCTTGCCCGCCAGGACGAAGGTCCCGATGGGCCTGAGGACAACGATCCCGCGGTGCTTCCCCAGGCCCTGCACGCCCTCGGGCATGTCCTGTGCGAGTTGGGCGAGGAGCGCGGGGTCGCCCTGCTGGACGAGGCCATCGCCCTGGCCCAGGACTCCTCCGCGTCCTGGTATGAGGCCGACTTCACGGACACCCGGGCCCGCGGCCTGTGGGCCCTGCGCAAGGGTGCGGCAGCCGTGTCCTCCGCCCTCACGGCAGCTGACCTGTTCGCCGCCTCGGAGGACGCCATGGCCTCCTCCAACGCCGAGCTGTTTGCCGCCTACGTCCTGCTGGAGCAGGAGCGTGCCGAGGAGGCGGCCTCCCTCTTCCGGATGATCACCGAGCAGGAGGACACCGCCCGGTACCTGAGGATGGCCGCCTGGCTCGGGCTGGCCCAGTCCCTGGACCTGTCCGGGGACGAGGAGGGCGCCACGAAGGCACGCCTCGAGGCCGATGCCGCCGCCAGTACGGAGGATCCCGACGACGAGACCGGCCAGGCTGGCACGGCGGACAGCGGCCTGGACAGCGACCCGGAGACCGACTGA
- a CDS encoding cell wall metabolism sensor histidine kinase WalK, giving the protein MTTPPGTHPASPAREQSRAGGRLRTLGALVTNWSALPVRTRVVALLVFLTAVALLLSGATAYALQRSGMARQVDDSLTRSVQEFRILAQEGIDPATGEPFSASDQLVFTAMQRTLPAQHEGMLGFQDGEISWTASSAVELRLESDPELVRWAADQLGSDQVAIQTITTAQTTYRAVAVPIHFDNDSAPSLMLLAYDFSAELGDLDSTFLTYGLVGFGVMIVVGVAGWLLVGRLLHPLRILQSTAAEISGTDLRRRVPVSGQDDVAELAETFNEMLDRLQGAFSSQRQLLDDVGHELRTPITIVQGHLELQDAEDAADVREVREIALDELDRMRLLVDDLVTLAKSGRPDFVDTEPTDVGTLTRDVLGKASPLGPRIWTLDHAADVTVSLDAQRITQAWLQLASNAVKYSEEGSKVSLGSQALSGTLRLWVRDQGIGIRPEDREGIFERFGRGSNSTRAEGSGLGLNIVTAIVQAHGGSVDVQSAPGIGSTFYIDLPLDGPVDGLLDGLPDVTELDGADGGHLRQVGSPVSKTSHPKDGAA; this is encoded by the coding sequence ATGACCACTCCCCCGGGAACGCACCCAGCGTCGCCGGCCCGGGAGCAATCCCGGGCCGGCGGCCGTTTGCGGACCCTTGGAGCCCTGGTCACCAACTGGAGTGCCCTGCCAGTGCGCACCCGGGTGGTCGCCCTGCTGGTCTTCCTCACCGCCGTGGCGCTGCTGCTCTCCGGGGCGACGGCCTACGCGCTGCAGCGCAGCGGCATGGCCCGGCAGGTCGACGACTCCCTGACGCGGTCGGTCCAGGAATTCCGCATCCTCGCGCAGGAGGGCATCGATCCGGCCACCGGCGAGCCGTTCTCCGCCTCCGACCAGTTGGTGTTCACGGCCATGCAGCGCACCCTGCCGGCCCAGCACGAGGGCATGCTCGGATTCCAGGACGGGGAGATCAGTTGGACGGCGTCCTCCGCCGTGGAGCTCCGCCTCGAGTCGGACCCCGAACTCGTGCGGTGGGCCGCGGACCAGCTCGGTTCGGACCAGGTGGCCATCCAGACGATCACCACCGCCCAGACCACCTACCGGGCCGTTGCCGTGCCCATCCACTTCGACAACGACTCGGCGCCGTCACTGATGCTCCTCGCCTACGACTTCTCAGCCGAGCTCGGCGACCTGGACAGCACCTTCCTGACCTACGGCCTCGTCGGCTTCGGCGTCATGATCGTGGTCGGCGTGGCCGGATGGCTCCTGGTGGGCCGGCTGCTCCATCCCCTGCGTATCCTGCAGTCCACGGCAGCGGAGATCTCCGGAACTGACCTTCGGCGCCGCGTCCCGGTCTCCGGCCAGGACGACGTGGCCGAGCTGGCAGAGACCTTCAACGAGATGCTGGACCGCCTCCAGGGAGCCTTCTCGTCCCAGCGGCAATTGCTGGACGACGTCGGGCACGAGTTGCGCACCCCCATCACCATCGTCCAGGGGCACCTGGAGTTGCAGGATGCCGAGGACGCGGCCGACGTCCGCGAGGTACGGGAGATCGCCCTCGACGAACTGGACCGGATGCGGCTGCTGGTGGACGATCTCGTCACCCTGGCGAAGTCCGGCCGGCCGGACTTCGTCGATACCGAACCGACCGACGTCGGGACCCTCACCCGGGATGTGCTGGGCAAGGCCTCCCCTTTGGGACCCCGGATCTGGACCCTGGACCACGCGGCCGACGTGACCGTGTCCCTGGACGCCCAGCGCATCACGCAGGCCTGGCTGCAGCTGGCATCCAACGCGGTGAAGTACTCGGAGGAGGGCTCCAAGGTCTCCCTCGGCTCGCAGGCGCTGTCCGGCACCCTGCGCCTGTGGGTGCGGGACCAGGGCATCGGCATCCGACCCGAGGACCGGGAGGGCATCTTCGAGCGTTTCGGGCGGGGCTCCAACAGCACCCGAGCGGAGGGCTCCGGACTGGGGCTGAACATCGTCACGGCGATCGTCCAGGCCCACGGCGGCAGCGTGGACGTCCAGTCCGCGCCGGGCATCGGATCCACCTTCTACATCGACCTGCCGCTGGACGGTCCCGTGGACGGTCTTCTGGACGGCCTTCCGGACGTCACCGAGCTTGATGGAGCGGACGGCGGCCACCTCCGGCAGGTAGGTTCTCCAGTGAGCAAGACTTCCCACCCCAAGGACGGTGCGGCGTGA
- a CDS encoding response regulator transcription factor, with product MSQILMIEDEPRISSFVAKGLKAEGLATTVAATGREGLILALTGGFELVILDLGLPDMDGFTVLEKIRAQDPGLPVIILTARASGEDTVTGLTSGADDYMPKPFRFAELVARVRLRLRSEGHPSSAPADPVLRHADLELDPIRHVAAIGGVEVDLSAREFSLAETFLRHPGQALSREQLLSRVWGYDFDPGSNVVDVYVRYLRNKLGVTRFTTVRGVGYRLVDEKDYRPADD from the coding sequence GTGAGCCAAATCCTGATGATCGAAGACGAGCCGCGGATCAGTTCGTTCGTGGCCAAGGGCCTCAAGGCCGAGGGCCTGGCCACCACCGTGGCCGCCACCGGGCGCGAGGGACTCATCCTGGCCTTGACCGGCGGCTTCGAGCTCGTCATCCTCGACCTCGGCCTGCCGGACATGGACGGCTTCACGGTGCTGGAGAAGATCCGGGCCCAGGACCCGGGCCTGCCGGTCATCATCCTGACGGCGCGGGCCTCCGGGGAGGACACCGTCACGGGGCTGACCTCCGGGGCTGACGACTACATGCCCAAGCCGTTCCGCTTCGCCGAGCTGGTGGCCCGCGTGCGGTTGAGGCTGCGCTCCGAGGGCCACCCGTCCTCCGCCCCGGCAGACCCGGTGCTGCGCCACGCGGACCTCGAACTGGACCCGATCCGGCATGTGGCGGCCATCGGCGGGGTTGAGGTGGACCTCTCCGCCCGCGAGTTCTCCCTGGCCGAGACCTTCCTGCGACATCCCGGCCAGGCCCTGAGCCGCGAGCAGCTGCTGTCCCGGGTGTGGGGCTACGACTTCGACCCGGGCTCCAACGTGGTCGACGTCTATGTGCGCTACCTGCGCAACAAGCTCGGCGTCACGCGGTTCACCACCGTTCGCGGCGTCGGCTACCGACTGGTGGACGAGAAGGACTACCGGCCCGCTGACGACTGA
- a CDS encoding phosphotransferase: protein MRKGAHRDEAEHRQVQYLSSAAVRGRLGEVLDGQGFHLDHAELVDLQHRPGAGATGVFRVRVNGDESEELFVALTAEAVPDDDVLAAGVDGDATWSAWFHPHDPLLTGLALASDPTSVAALWGRGGTLVDLQTISYRPLRRAVLRAVVTGVPGTPGASGRRTLFLKVMRAGLATRLHHRHTLLAAAGVPVPVVLGPPVADVLALEQGEGEVLANAIMANGARQVEPADVVGILDRMPADLLELPRRDAWSDRTPDYGHAAATALPDQARRIRSLVDHLQRQLSVTDRGPVVPTHGDFYEANLLVQQNRISCVLDIDGAGPGHRVDDLACFLGHLAVLPAVDHRYVHVDEALRRFHGHFTAGVDPAALACRSAAVALSLVAGARDSGRRDWQGSARQRLDIAESLLDL, encoded by the coding sequence ATGCGCAAGGGCGCGCACCGGGACGAAGCAGAGCATCGGCAGGTTCAGTACCTGTCCTCAGCAGCCGTCCGAGGCCGCTTGGGAGAGGTCCTCGACGGGCAGGGCTTTCACCTCGATCACGCCGAGCTCGTCGACCTCCAGCACCGTCCCGGCGCCGGGGCCACCGGCGTCTTCCGTGTCCGCGTCAACGGGGACGAGTCGGAGGAACTCTTCGTCGCCCTGACTGCAGAAGCCGTGCCGGACGACGACGTCCTGGCGGCAGGCGTGGACGGCGACGCCACCTGGTCGGCCTGGTTCCATCCGCATGACCCGTTGCTCACCGGCCTGGCGCTGGCGTCCGATCCGACATCAGTGGCTGCCCTCTGGGGGCGCGGCGGGACGCTGGTGGACCTGCAGACCATCAGCTACCGCCCGCTGCGTCGAGCCGTCCTGCGCGCGGTGGTGACCGGCGTCCCGGGGACTCCCGGCGCTTCCGGGCGCCGCACCCTCTTCCTCAAGGTCATGCGCGCCGGGCTGGCCACCCGGCTCCACCATCGCCACACGCTGCTGGCGGCGGCCGGGGTTCCGGTACCCGTGGTCCTCGGCCCGCCGGTCGCCGACGTGCTGGCCCTCGAGCAGGGCGAGGGCGAGGTCCTGGCCAACGCGATCATGGCGAACGGGGCACGGCAGGTGGAACCGGCCGACGTCGTGGGGATCCTGGACCGGATGCCGGCCGACCTGCTGGAACTGCCGCGGCGCGATGCCTGGTCTGACCGCACACCCGACTACGGGCACGCCGCAGCCACCGCCCTGCCGGACCAGGCCCGGCGGATCCGGTCCCTCGTGGATCACCTGCAGCGGCAACTGTCCGTCACGGACCGTGGTCCGGTGGTGCCCACCCACGGCGACTTCTACGAGGCCAACCTGCTGGTGCAGCAGAACCGCATCAGCTGCGTGCTGGACATCGACGGTGCGGGACCGGGCCACCGGGTGGACGACCTGGCCTGTTTCCTGGGGCACCTGGCCGTGCTGCCGGCCGTCGACCACCGATACGTCCACGTGGACGAGGCCCTGCGGCGCTTCCACGGGCACTTCACAGCCGGAGTCGATCCAGCGGCGCTGGCCTGCCGCTCCGCCGCGGTGGCGCTGTCCCTGGTGGCCGGTGCGCGGGACTCGGGTCGGCGGGACTGGCAGGGATCGGCCCGGCAGCGGCTGGACATCGCCGAATCGCTCCTGGACCTCTAG
- a CDS encoding GNAT family N-acetyltransferase produces MPPAATPRTHRWPVSLEHGDLVLRPFRRWDQEEWTSLRARNRDWLRRWDATNPEPATALKSYGEMVKVLNRSGKEGTALPWLICVRTSAAGVPVIAGQLSVSSIVRGSALSASLGYWIDQARAGQGLVPTAVALATDYCFTTLGLHRMEINIRPENVPSRRVVEKLGFRHEGMRRDFLHIDGAWRDHDAYALTAPEVPEGLLARWEGC; encoded by the coding sequence ATGCCGCCTGCCGCCACCCCCCGGACCCATCGCTGGCCCGTGTCCCTGGAACACGGAGATCTTGTGCTGCGACCGTTCCGCCGCTGGGACCAGGAGGAGTGGACCTCGCTGCGGGCCCGCAACCGGGACTGGCTCCGCCGCTGGGACGCCACCAACCCCGAGCCGGCCACCGCCCTGAAGAGCTACGGCGAGATGGTGAAGGTCCTCAACCGCTCCGGCAAGGAGGGGACGGCGCTGCCGTGGCTGATCTGCGTGCGGACGTCCGCCGCCGGAGTGCCGGTGATCGCCGGGCAGTTGAGCGTGTCCTCGATCGTGCGCGGTTCGGCGCTCTCGGCCTCGCTGGGCTACTGGATCGACCAGGCCCGGGCCGGGCAGGGGCTCGTGCCGACCGCCGTGGCGCTGGCTACCGACTACTGCTTCACCACCCTGGGGCTGCACCGGATGGAGATCAACATCCGGCCGGAGAACGTTCCCAGCCGGCGAGTGGTGGAGAAGCTCGGCTTCCGGCATGAGGGGATGCGCCGGGATTTCCTGCACATCGACGGGGCCTGGCGGGACCACGATGCCTATGCCCTGACCGCTCCCGAGGTCCCGGAGGGACTGCTCGCCCGGTGGGAGGGGTGCTGA
- a CDS encoding 5-formyltetrahydrofolate cyclo-ligase, translating to MSFNQSFNQSASTPSPEGGEAQYSASLTGNRGESPEEVLTHRKQDFRTLWRARRRELDPADRAAQSADLTSTILDWYLPRAQHRRVAAVLSYGAEPDTGALLEALHGAGVEVLAPITEPERQLSWTAWHPGVEVARSSVAPIDEPAGERLGVETMETVDLVLVPAQAVDTRGFRLGQGGGYYDRFLAALYRQRSAASASGRSSDPSTDASTTPDAGSTASAAPVTVAVVFRHELMTRGQVPTSEFDEPVDGAVTADGFTWFGQV from the coding sequence GTGTCGTTCAACCAGTCGTTCAACCAGTCAGCCTCCACCCCGTCGCCGGAGGGAGGAGAGGCCCAGTACTCCGCGTCGCTGACCGGGAACCGGGGCGAGAGCCCGGAGGAGGTGCTGACGCACCGAAAGCAGGATTTCCGCACCCTGTGGCGGGCCCGCCGGCGTGAGCTGGACCCGGCTGATCGCGCCGCCCAGTCTGCCGACCTGACCTCCACCATCCTCGACTGGTACCTCCCACGGGCGCAGCACCGCCGCGTCGCCGCGGTGCTGTCCTACGGTGCCGAGCCGGACACCGGAGCGCTGCTCGAGGCACTGCACGGGGCCGGCGTCGAGGTCCTGGCCCCCATCACGGAGCCCGAGCGGCAGCTGTCCTGGACCGCCTGGCATCCCGGCGTGGAGGTGGCCCGCAGTTCGGTGGCGCCGATCGACGAACCGGCGGGTGAACGCCTCGGCGTGGAGACCATGGAGACGGTGGACCTCGTGCTGGTACCAGCTCAGGCGGTGGACACCCGCGGTTTCCGTCTGGGTCAGGGCGGCGGCTACTACGACCGCTTCCTGGCCGCACTGTACCGCCAGCGTTCCGCTGCAAGCGCCTCCGGCAGGTCCAGCGATCCCAGCACGGATGCCAGCACCACGCCCGACGCCGGCTCGACCGCTTCCGCAGCCCCCGTCACGGTGGCCGTGGTGTTCCGGCACGAGCTGATGACGCGGGGCCAGGTGCCCACCTCGGAGTTCGACGAGCCGGTTGACGGAGCCGTCACGGCCGACGGCTTCACGTGGTTCGGTCAGGTGTAG
- a CDS encoding FmdB family zinc ribbon protein, whose protein sequence is MPTYAYACKDCGHEFDIVQSFTDDSLTACPECEGTLRKKFNSVGVVFKGSGFYRNDSRAEGSGSKASTTLAADSSSGSSSDSAASSGSSTSTDSGSSSSPSTSGAAAASSSGSGAASSSSSGSSSSGTAA, encoded by the coding sequence GTGCCCACCTATGCCTACGCCTGCAAGGACTGCGGCCATGAGTTCGACATCGTCCAGTCGTTCACGGATGATTCGCTGACCGCCTGCCCCGAGTGCGAGGGCACCCTGCGCAAGAAGTTCAACTCCGTGGGCGTGGTGTTCAAGGGATCCGGTTTCTACCGCAACGACTCCCGCGCCGAGGGCTCCGGCTCCAAGGCCTCCACCACGCTGGCCGCGGACAGCTCCTCAGGCAGCTCCTCGGACAGCGCCGCATCGAGCGGGTCGTCCACCTCCACCGATTCCGGCTCATCATCGTCGCCGTCCACGTCGGGCGCCGCCGCAGCCTCCTCATCCGGGTCCGGTGCGGCGTCGTCCAGCTCCTCAGGCAGTTCCTCCTCGGGTACCGCTGCCTAG